gggtgggggggctcaGACACtggtgatggagatgatgcCGTTCTTCAGAGGAATGATACCGTTACCGTTACCTCGGTTGAGTTCTTCACTGCAGCACTGCAGGGACAAACAACATGCACTTATTATTAATAAACAAGACAATAGACTAAATGTGTCAAATATGTGATTATTTCTATGTTATTTCCTGAAATATTAGGGCATTTCAGGCAAATATGGTTCTTATATGTTTGAAATGCTGCAGCTGGTTAGAACTGTTAAAGTTAGATTATAGGAAGGGTAAATGATGAACTCTTGTTTCCATAGCAATGAATTGTCACAGTACatcctgactcctcccttccaccatgtctgtgtttgtttacGTCCGTCTGCGTGTTCTtacattctgtgtgtgtttgtcacacTATgttattcgtctcacctgttggGTGCCTTGTTAACGTTGTGTGTTGCATTTGTTTCTTGTATGCTTGTGCGTGTTAGTCTGGTTCTCTGTCAGTTCTTGTCTTCCCAAGGTGATAGATTCTGGGTCGTAACAAGCTTCTTCTTTTCtcgtgtaaagcactttgaattgcaagtgtgcatgaaaggtgctatataaataaacttgccttgcgtgtgtgtgtgtgtgtgagagagagagagagagagagagagagagagagagagagatatggaggACACAGGGGAGGGGGGTAATGGGCATATCCATCCCTCTGGCTGGTTGTCTGGTGAACCATGACACAATTTTTCAAGTAGACTGCAACTGCAAAATAAAAGCATGCTAATGAAAAAAGAGCCAAAACGATCTCAGCTTGAATAAGAGAATTCATGTTTATCTTATAATCAGGTTAAGATGACCCAGATCTACCCATCTGGGTAAGCAGCTACGTCTTAAATACAGACCTGCACAAGTTTTACATAGAATTAATAATCACAGTATAAATCTGAtctattaatacattttgacatGTCTTGTCTGCTTCTCCACAGGGTTTTGCTGAAGGACACAGCCGAGGCTGTTATCATTCCTCTGAAGAACGgcatcatctccatcaccaGAGTCTATGAGTCCCTCATAGATGCAGATGTAGATCCCATTAGTGGACAGTGCTCCAACTACACCTCCATCAGACAGCAGATAGTGGAGACCCAGCAGAGTCTGGAGGAGTCAGAACAGGCAGCCAGTACAGGACTGAAGGGTCTTGATCAACACATTGAGAAACTTACAGAAGTTGAAGGAAAATGTGAACAGCAAATAAGAGATACAGAATCTACCTTAAGCAACTTGAGAACAGAGCAGATGTCTAATGAAAAGTTACTGAATATCTCTAAAAGTGCTTTAGAGCAGGACAGACACAATCTGGACTCAGCTGAAGAAACTAAATTAAATCAGGAAAAGAGGAGACGTGATGCTGAGATAGTAACAGGAGTTGGGGGGGGACTGTTCCTCTATCCAGGTATTGGATGGGTTGCTGGTAAGAAATACAGTATTTTTATGTAATCTGTACAGCATGTGAGGGTTTTAATAAGCATAAACTTTATCTGAGCTTTAAGTTAATATATAACCCTCTCTCTATTTAGGGACTGCCATGGTGATTGCTGGTGCAGTAAAAATGACTCAAGCCTCAGATGCCATCAGAGTGGCTCAAGAGGATGTGAGAAAATTTGAGACTGAAGTGGAAAATTACAAAGGTAAAGTGTCTGACTACCAGTTCAGGATTTCCCATTTAGAACTCGACATCAGACAGAAACATGACGAGGTGGAGCAGATCCGTGGTGAAATCCAGCAGgtgaaggagaagagagagagtgtagctGAGTTCCAGGGGAGAGTGAGAAGTGTCGTCCACCTCCTGAGTGACCTGAGTGGGAAGACCAGAGTGGTTGAAGTTCAGACTCGGAGATTCATCCTTGACGAAccagtgatgaagatgatggaGGAAGTGATGAAGGCAGCAGAACAAATAGCAGGGAATGAGCTCCTGTGTACTGAAGACATTCCACAACTCTTCAATACCATGAAGAAGAACCACCAAACACTGGAAAGTCTTTGTACTTCACACAGTAACACGGAagaccagtgttgtataaagtattagagacccatacgtgagtaaaagtacaagtactctatcaaaaaagtgacttgagtagaagtgttctttaaaaactttacttaagtagaaggacagaagtattcagtattttttgtaattaagtattgcaagtagtttattctaaaatgtattactcaagtactgaaagtaaaaagtacaagtactgtGTTTTGagttaattaaagaaagctgtcaaagtttgattatcagtTGTTTTTATACACTaccattcaaaagtttggggtcacctagacaattttgttttccctgaaatctcatacttttatttatcaaatgagttacaaaatgaatagaaatatagtccagacattgacaaggtagaaataatgtatttttttttttttgaaataattttctactttaaactttgctttcgtcaaagaaagctcccttagcagcaattgcagcattgcagacctttggcattctggctgttaatttgctgaggtaatctggagaaatttcaccccatgcttccagaagccgctcccacaagtttgattgggttaatgggcacttttttcataccatacggtcaagctgctcccacaacagctcaatggggttgagatctggtgactgcgctggccactccattaccgataaaacaccagctgcctgcttcttctctaaatagtttgtgcataatttggaggtgtgctttgggtcattgtcctgttgcaggatgaaattggctccaatcaagcgctgtccacagggtatggcatggtgttgcaaaatggagtgatagccttccttattcaaaatcccttttaccttgttcaaatctcccactttaccagcaccaaagcaaccccagaccatcacattacctccaccatgtttgacagatacagagaagattagcatttatttcaatatttttagtcatggcctggtggttagggaactggtcttgtgaccggagggtcgtgggttcgattcccagacaggccatgactgaggtgcccttgagcaaggcacctaaccccaactgctccccgggcaccgggctagggctgcccactgctctgggcacgtgtgatccacagccccctagtaatcactagtgtgtgtgtgttctgactgcacagatgggttaaaagcggaggacaaatttcgattggggtgtaaaaatcacaattgacaaaatatggcacatttaatttcagatggtgtcaggcactcttccagcatcttttcagttgttctgcgtctcacaaatgttcgtctgtgtgatccaaacacctcaaactttgattcatctgtccataacacttttttccaatcttcctctgtccaatgtctgtgttcttttgcccatattaatctttttcttttattagccagatatggctttttctttgccactctgccctgaaggccagcatcccggagttgcctcttcactgtagacgttaacactggcgttttgcgggtactatttaatgaagctgccagttgaagacctgtgaggcgttgatttctcaaacttgagactctgatgtacttgtcttcttgctcagttgtgcagcggggccttccacatctccttctactctggttagagcctgtctgtgctctcctctgaagggagcagtacacaccattgtaggaaatcttcagtttcttggcaatgtcttgCATGGAATAGctttcatttctcagaacaagaatagactgttgagtttcaattgaaagttgtctttttctggccattttgtgagtttaatcgaaccaacaattgtaatgctccagattctcaactagctcaaaggaaggtcagttttatagcttctctaaaaactgttttcagctgtgctaacctacttgctcaagggttttctaaatatccaatagcctccttacagagttagcaaacacaatgtaacattagaacactggagtgatggttgttggaaatgggtctccatacatctatgtagatattgcattaaaaaccagatgtttacagctagaatagtcatttaccacattaataatgtatagagtgtatttttgatgcatttaatgttagctaaataaaaaaaaacagcttttctttcaaaaataagaacatttctaagtgaccccaaacttttgaatggtagtgtatatcacttacaaatcaaagctgtcaaagaccacaaatacaaatgttctgtatgtaaaaacaaatagcaacttaaaaaactgggcttaacacttcgtacacaaaaaacagataacctatatCCCGCTATGTCTTAGGTTTGACACAAAAGTACAAGtttgccttaatttagctgagaaaatgaggcgaacgtaagttgttgggggggggggggggggggggggtggcgaacatagtGGTATTTTGCGATCGATCGCCAtggagggcgacatatatatggatcagaggtaaataaactagatttttttttttttcgccatgtgaaatcggaagtgtggcgtgtgaagacggtaaaatgcgtgtcacacgctcaatgcgtgagacttgagaacactacactataaaaatgagcacgattagtcagcatgaagagacacggcttactgttgctaaaaacacaattcagcatgacatcacctttatgattgccagctaatgttaagtgaatactgaaCATACtatcatgaacataattaggttagttagctaagatatctaacctaactagcgcttactaacagctaaagctggtgtgtcttctgtgcattatatttataacttacattgatgtgtttcttcaagttcgaaggtgaatttttgaaggccaatatttcacactCTTTAGGGAtgctgagatggcacttcatcctataggaatttactttcactccagcaaacgcaaacactgtctctaggtagggccagggtggtttCCTTCCTCACCGCCatgatcactcgatgttgaaggtgtggaaggtgccaatatatgtacattaaaacgccaacaagcttattatgcagcacttatgctgctcatctgctgttaccaaacacggtaccatctcttttcatgagataaaaagtgaattatttggaataacttcaagtatgtgtgtatttgtataaatatgtaaattaagctgaaggtgctggaaaatactgaaaatggaccttcaaagtgccgtacaagtgcatgaattccaccttgtaacttcgcacgcacaaaaattgagaggtgcacgaccgaaAACAATattccagtaaagtacagatagagtattttagtacttaagtacagtagtgtagtagttctacttcgttactatacaactctgctgaAGACTATTACTGAAAGATATGTAACATAGTATCCGATCAGCAAAGAACTCATGAAAATAACACTGCACTGTTTTGTTACTGTTGTTttcctattttattttataacaaATTCTGTATTATATCATATGTGAATCAATTATAAGTCTGATGCTAGCACTttcccggtagagagtatgcTATTCTGTCCTTATTGCATGTAGCCTAATACAACTTGACAGATAGCTAAACAATAGGGTTTGAATAAAGAGTTGGACCAAAGGTGTTTCAGTGTCTTCAGTGTCTGGAATTGTAAAATACCATTATACCCTATCAAAATTATTGCCATCTATGATGGTGACATGAGATAGATTATTTGGGAAATTGGTCTGAGGCAAGTCCTTGCAGTACCACCTTTAACAACTTTAAGCTCAACTTTCCTGACGTTCCCATCACTGCCAGGAAAAACTTGTGTTATGCGAGCCATAGGCCATTCGTTTCTCTTAACTTGAATGTCCTTCAGCAAGACCAAGTCCCCCTCTTTGACAGAAGACTTTGTGTAGTTTTTTATATTGAGACCCTTAAGAAATCCATCTTTCCTGCAGATTGTGAGGTAACTTTTCAACAATTGGATTAACACCTCTTGATGTGTCCAAGTATGAAAGCCCTAACAAGTAGCCTTCCAATTTTGCAGACTCCACTTCAAGCAATAAATCTCCAAGCTCCCTGAGCTTTAGGGGATCTTTGTTGTTGAGTTTAGGGAAGTTTTCAATTTTGTCCAGAAGGGCCTTTTCAACAACTTCGGAGGCTCCGTAGGTCTCTTCTAATCTCTCCCAAGCTTTCTTGAGACCAATATCAGGATACCCAACATGCACAGCTCAGATTCTCTTCACATACTCAGCTGACTGATGTCCAAGCCACTTCATCAAAAGATCTAGTTCCTCACTTGGAGAGAGGTTCAGACCTGCCTTGGCATTCAAGAAAGACGTCTTCCAAGCCCAGTAATTTTCTGGGCGATCGTCAAACCTGAGGAGCCCAGAACTTAACAGCTCACGACGGACAAGGAACTTGGCGATGTCACTTACTGCTGTGTTTTCATGTGGAGGAGGATGTGTTTGAAAGGCTGTATACGCTTGTACAGGAGCTTGTACATGATGATCCTCTTCTTTTTTTGGTTCTTTGGGATATAACGTGGCCTCTTGAGCGGACCTTTCACCATAAAATGAGAGGCTAGGCATATGGGATCTAGAGCCTGCCTGGACTTGATGAGCCTCATCTTCCTGTTTGACATCACATTCTTGAGGAGAGGGTGAAGGAGGTGGGCGGGCACTgatgtgcttgtgtttgaaaatgctgttCTACATAATTGCTGGTGTGCTCTTTTGGATCTACTGCAGGTAAATTAATTGAGGTGTTCTTCTGACTACCACCAAAGCTGAGCTCGGCAGCCTCTTCGAATATTTTTGCTTCAGCCAAAGCAGCAGCAACCTCTTTTTCTTGTTGTATCGCCATCAAAGTACCCTCCATACGAACCTTTTCTAGTTTAACAGCTGTTTCTTTGTTGATTAAACTGGCTCGTGCTGCCTCTGCTCTTGCTCGAGCTTGAGCAGCAGCCAGACTAGCTGCGGATCTTTTTGACCCCAAAGATGAGCTAGAGGTGACTGACCTCATCTCATGAGTTTGCTGTCCCTCTGTTTTGTCCGCTTCCTCCATAATTATTGACTCCTCCAAGGCATATCAATTAGCATAAACAAGTGCTTCACCACTGATCCTGTGTTAGGTGCCGGTTTTGCAGTGTTTTTTCACTATTCTGTCCTTATTGCATGTAGCCTAATACAACTTGACAGATAGCTAAACAATAGGGTTTGAATAAAGAGTTGGACCAAAGGCGTTTCAGTGTCTTCAGTGTTTACTTTTTCCAAATTCCCATTTCACTTGTGATACTGCAAACAATCATCACATCTCTTAATACAGTGTACACCAACATTTGCAAAGCACCATGACCATGTATCCACACAGAGCATGAAACAGAAATGCAGTTAACTGTACTAACAGGTCACatatatttgtaatgttctacTAATGCATATCTTAAAACATACTGCAATAGGTTTTACTTACAAACAGTGAAAGATATGGCACAAAACGTGAGGATGGATAGAGATGCTTGTAAAGTCGTTACACGTACTTCATCACGTGCACAGCTCAGTCTAAGATGGCCACATTGACCTATGAACCTCACCATGTGACTAAGCTAGCAAATCAGAATTATCGACCTTGAGTATCTAGAAAAGCGCTacataagttgaacattcattcatttctaGTTCATGAGTTGCATCAAAGGGGAGTGGTAGTTTGAAATCCTAACTGCGAGCAGCGACAGGTAGTTTTGTTACTTTTCAAGCACAAGATTGTTTATCTATCGTTTATCTCTTTTATATATCCTAAAGAGATCACTGTGAACTGCTTATTACTGTCATGCCACAGCTGTGTGTTTTTTAATTTATgatactgttattattattatcattctcTTTAATCTTAAGTTTGTATAGtgtattttgtttttgattgtACTGGAGTTGCTGCAATATGTGAATTTCCCACTGGGATTAAATAaacttctatctatctatctatctatcttagcTAATTATtagtaaaaaattattttttatatgtgtgtatgtagctgtgattAATCCATATCAAGTAGGCAGACACCATGTTCCACAGGCACATCGGAGAAGGAGGCTTGGTGAACTGGTGTTTGAGTCATGTCCTCTGTGTGCAGGTATTACATCACTGGTGTAGGCAGGTAACATCCCTTCCTCTGTTCTCTGCACTAATCATTTATACAGATGGCAACAGAGGAAAGTAAGAAAAGCATTTAATGTAAATGGTGACAGAATGTGAGCCCTGTGATCTGGTGCTGAAGGTCACGACCCCTGTTTCTGCTCCAACAGACAAATAAATGTCCTAGTTAGGGTAAAAGAGCAGATTCCTCTGTGTCTTACACCTCTTACCTGAATGAATGAACTAGTTTATGTAGGACATTGAACTCTGACGCATCACAACTTGATATACAGAGACAAAATAAACATGTTTTAATCCTCACCTTCAACCATGTTACGTACACTCAATAATCAGTATTCCACCCCTACACTTGTTCCAGTCTTAATGCTATGTTCTGATTAATGTTGGTCCAGCAATGCCCCACAGCACCTTCAGACCTTTGCTCTTTAGTCCCTAACACTCATCTAGTGTGTGTATTCTAATTgaacagatgggtaaatgcggagaacaaattttgattgccgtgtaaattcacaattgacaaatatggcacatttcatttcatttaactAGAAACAGGCTAACTAAGGataggggtgggggtgagtgctGTTGTGACACCTTCAAATTGTTGTAACATTTGTGGTACGTATTTTATTGGGATATTGAGAAATTGTTATGGACTTCTGCTAGCAAAACTTGGGTCCTCTATGGGGTGAATtagtgaagtgtgctaaattatttaaattaaatttaaaacgGCAGCTATTACTCCAATCTTAAAAAAACCTGGTGCTGATCCGTCTGATTTTAATAACCTAAGAcctatttctaatctcccattcatttcaaaaattttagagaaagttgtTGCAGCTCAGCTTCACTCATATCTATCACACAATGTTTTATATGAAAATTTCCAATCTGGCTTTCGATCTTCCCATAGCACAGAAACAGCTCTGGTTAGAGTTACTAATGATCTCCTCTCTGCAGCCGATTCTGGTCTTCTCTCTATTCTTATTCTCTTGGATCTGAGTGCTGCTTTCGACACTGTTTGTCATTCCATTCTTCTTCACAGATTGTCCTCTATTGGAATAACCTACACTTCATTTACCTGGTTTAAATCATATTTATCAGATCGTTCTCAGTTTATACAGCTTAAAACTTCCACTTCTCAATCCTCTCCTGTTACTGCTGGTGTGCCTCAAGGCTCTGTCCTGGGCCCCCTTCTCTTTATGGTTTATCTTCTTCCCTTAGGTATAATTTTTCGCAAATACAATATAAATTTTCACTGTTacgcggatgacacccagctctatcTTTCAAGTAAGTCTTCTAATTTTCCCTCACCCGTTCTTGCAGATTGTTTAGTTGAAATTAAAACCTGGTTTTCTCACAATTTTCTCAAACTAAATGGAAATAAAACAGAGATACTTCTTGTTGGCACCAAGTCTAATCTCTCCAAAGCAAATAATTTTACTCTCAATATTGATAATTGTTCCGTTTCTCCTTCTGTTCAAGTAAAGAGCCTGGGTGTCATCCTAGATAATACCTTGTCATTTCAATCCCACATAAACAATATTACTCGTACTGCTTATTTCCACCTCAGAAATATTAATCGTCTTCGCCTTTCTCTCTCATCACACACTACTGCCATTCTGGTCCACAATCTTGTTACTGCTCGtttggactactgtaattctCTTCTTTACGGTCTTCCTCTGAAATCTCTGCACAAACTCCAATTGGTTCAGATCTCAGCTGctcgtacaagtgttttaattccaccttgtaaaatgtgtatgaaccctgcaaacgtgacttttTTGCACAGCACAGTATCACAGTATCTTACTTTGGTATcaaaaatggtatcgaatttcaatatttttgaaagtatcgtatcgaagttgtaattcttagtatcgtgacaacactagtACAGATACAATCAGAGCACTAGATGTTTATATTACTGAAAAGCGACTTAATTAGTTACACCTGCCTTGTGTataaactaggggtgggcatagattactttttttaatctagattaatctcactgaaatcttgaaattaatctatattaaaatggctcatatgagtgctacccaagtaatgactaaaagtcagtttttgagatagggtttcttaatacagagggtgcattagaccaggggcccatctcctgtttccaaaatgcatcaatgactgcttgaggaagctgttctactttgatacttgaagaaaaaaaaaacatgctcaataaaatgtaggctactcgtgttcaacggtttattcagttaaacatgaatttgtaagcctacatactgtacattaaataacatgtttattcagctaaacatgatatttgaaatgtaagccaacatttagtacatttaacctcacggacgtaattttcctctatagttttaacggttaaaaagaaatatttaaatagcgacgaatctagcgctaggaccatgcagaaaacgatcactccgagctccgctccggtaacactttacgttcctaaaattgaattttccatgaagcaaacctggcgacttcgtggctgcatccatgtaaaaacatgtacgatttgtaattcacaggtttaagaACTCGTTcttgcccctactgtgcaatttggttaggattacagccgagctaaactatcaagttgaaagtcatcctagtttgtttacccattttgacccagttcccaacccaactttaaaaacagattaacggcgataaatTTTATATCgtccgataagagtatcaaattaacgaccgccgttaacggcccaccactagtataAACACATTTTATCTGCTTTACTTATCATAGAAGAGTACTTTGTACATAATAATTACAGTGATCAAATGAGATTTAAGTGGTGGATTATCAGCAGtgcacagcagtgacactgacatggaattttaatgtgtgttgtgctgctacagaattaaacaaaaaaaaaaaaaaacagtgctgCTGCAAGTTCAAAAATCTATGTACACTCACTGTCCTGAGTAATTGTCATTGTATTACCTCGCCTAGCTCGCTGGTCCATCATGTACATCTATAATTATTGATGGTAGCTAAcggttgctgcagatttgtgtTAGTCTTCCTCTAGTCCTTCATCAGTGGTCACTATCTGACCACAGGACACTGCTGTATGGATATTTATGGTGTAATATATTTAGTGGACAAATCTCAGCACAGCAGATTAAatgtttaacactagagctcctagagaagtgaaaaatttcacagggcttggtagggtccatgtagcccactcccctgctgtgaagggattaacgcccattgtcttggtaatgcggtggaagcggctcacccccagctcatacgcctgccaaagcacaagctggctcacccccaagctcatatgaccaaaacaccaaacgtgatacttcacgaaaaagttgaagttacaagcagactgtatgttaccgatactacaacaaacggcagaaaatttgtagactcgtgtttcaaaagttacaattcaatcgcacgtagagacgacagtttctctaatgagtcccgtcaaacaataaaaataaataaaaatgtttgaatcttgctctttgtatatttcatatactatactatataatatttgttgtaatcaaacactttctgtttccgcgtttgaattcgcgtttgaaaagctaagaaattatatggcgcaattagcttgatgctaatgttatataggaaatcccatatcattgctagcgaaaattagcatggtcgcgttgcatcactgcatcactgataaatgttgtgatctaaacagcaggctggaaaatgagaggaaaagacaggaaaacaaattcatgtgctctctatctatctatctatctatctatctatctatatatatatatatttgtgttagaagcatttgatagaagcatttgtgtttctgcttgtttgtgatctaaacagcaggcttgaatctagctctttgtacatttctcatactatctatctatctatctatctatctatctatctatctatctatctatctatctatctatctatatttgtgttagaagcatttgatagaagcatttgtgtttctgcttgtttatgatctaaacagcaggcttgaatcttgctctttgtacatttcttatactatctatctatctatatttgtgttagaagcatttgatagaagcatttgtgtttctgcttgtttgtgatctaaacagcaggcttgaatcttgctctttgtacatttcttatactatctatctatctatctatatttgtgttagaagcatttgatagaagcatttgtgtttctgcttgtttatgatctaaacagcaggcttgaatcttgctctttgtacatttcttatactatctatctatctatctatctatctatctatctatatttgtgttacaagcatttgatagaagcatttgtgtttctgcttgtttatgatctaaacagcaggcttgaatcttgctctttgtacatttcttatactatctatctatctatatttgtgttagaagcatttgatagaagcatttgtgtttctgcttgtttgtgatctgtgatctctgtgatcagagactttctgggtgaggctgctgcctcagtcttgctctgtgaattaacataataaagggt
This Brachyhypopomus gauderio isolate BG-103 chromosome 6, BGAUD_0.2, whole genome shotgun sequence DNA region includes the following protein-coding sequences:
- the LOC143517748 gene encoding uncharacterized protein LOC143517748, translated to MMFHSKRPSRSVVHITSITKVKMTQIYPSGVLLKDTAEAVIIPLKNGIISITRVYESLIDADVDPISGQCSNYTSIRQQIVETQQSLEESEQAASTGLKGLDQHIEKLTEVEGKCEQQIRDTESTLSNLRTEQMSNEKLLNISKSALEQDRHNLDSAEETKLNQEKRRRDAEIVTGVGGGLFLYPGIGWVAGTAMVIAGAVKMTQASDAIRVAQEDVRKFETEVENYKGKVSDYQFRISHLELDIRQKHDEVEQIRGEIQQVKEKRESVAEFQGRVRSVVHLLSDLSGKTRVVEVQTRRFILDEPVMKMMEEVMKAAEQIAGNELLCTEDIPQLFNTMKKNHQTLESLCTSHSNTEDQCCIKY